The sequence below is a genomic window from Bacillota bacterium.
CTCCAAATCATATATTCCTTCAAATAAAGTTAGATTGTATTTTTTTTCATATAATTGATACAATGAAGCATTTGGAGTTACATATTCTATGATGTCTGGACATAACTCTGGGTTAATAAATGTTTTTTCAAAACAAAGATTGGTTTTACCATTTCTTCTGATTCTTTCAATATAATAACAATCTTTAGTGCTACCTAAATCAAGTTTGTCTTTAATTTTTTCATCTGCAAGCATTTTTTTTGCTTCTATTACAACACTATTTGGTTTTCCTGCTTGATTATCAATGATTTCAGAAAAACTGGACATCGTTGATAGTTTATAGTCCGCCTTTGAAGATTTAACAAAAGTTCCGGTTCCTTTTACCTTATAAACATATCCTTCCACAAAAAGTCTTTCCATTGCTTTTCTAATGGTATGTCTACTTACGTTGTATATTGTCATTAAGTCAATTTCTCTTGGTAGCATTGAACCATATATATATTCTTTCGTAAGAATTTTACTTTTAAGATCTTCATATATTTGTTCATGTAAATAACGCATTTCATTGTACATAACATCAACTCCTTATTATTAAGTGTACCATTAAGTTTCAAAAAAATCCAATATGTCCGTATAAATATCAAAAAATTTTAAGAAAAATGTAAAGCTTTTCAAAAA
It includes:
- a CDS encoding GntR family transcriptional regulator, with the protein product MYNEMRYLHEQIYEDLKSKILTKEYIYGSMLPREIDLMTIYNVSRHTIRKAMERLFVEGYVYKVKGTGTFVKSSKADYKLSTMSSFSEIIDNQAGKPNSVVIEAKKMLADEKIKDKLDLGSTKDCYYIERIRRNGKTNLCFEKTFINPELCPDIIEYVTPNASLYQLYEKKYNLTLFEGIYDLEAITASKHISKILDIPEGSAILYMEANIFLENGKALYFVEAYYIGSRYTFSTNLKR